The following proteins are encoded in a genomic region of Oncorhynchus keta strain PuntledgeMale-10-30-2019 unplaced genomic scaffold, Oket_V2 Un_contig_1944_pilon_pilon, whole genome shotgun sequence:
- the LOC127920417 gene encoding uncharacterized protein LOC127920417 has protein sequence MTVARQWLKWFFPSANNYCPYPHHPTALPPPYPLPSPPYCPSPHHPIPYPPPYPPTRTALLPLPTPPLLPLPAPPYPLPTPPYCPPHPPTAPPHTTLLPLPTPPYCPSPHHPTPLPTPYCPYPHHPTAPPHTTLLPLPTHPTAPTHTTLLPLPTPPYCPSPHHPTAPTHTTLLPLPTPPYCPYPHHPDCPSPHHPRCPLPLPTPPYCPYPHHPTAPTRTTLLPLPAPPYCPSPCVYCLYPCVYCPCVCVCTALPAPPYCPYPHHPTAPTRTTLLALPAPPYWPYPHHPTAPTRTTLLALHAPPYCPYPHNPTAPTRTTLHPYPHRPTAPTRTALPAPPYCP, from the coding sequence ACAACTACTGCCCCTACCCACACCACCCTACTGCCCTACCACcaccctaccccctaccctcACCACCCTACTGCCCCTCCCCGCAccaccctatcccctatccacCGCCCTATCCCCCTACCCGCACCGCCCTACTGCCCCTACCCACACCGCCCCTACTGCCCCTACCCGCACCGCCCTATCCCCTACCCACACCGCCCTACTgccctccccaccctcctacTGCCCCTCCCCACACCACCCTACTGCCCCTACCCACACCACCCTACTGCCCCTCCCCACACCACCCTACTCCCCTACCCACCCCCTACTGCCCCTACCCACACCACCCTACTGCCCCTCCCCACACCACCCTACTGCCCCTCCCCACCCACCCTACTGCCCCTACCCACACCACCCTACTGCCCCTACCCACACCACCCTACTGCCCCTCCCCACACCACCCTACTGCCCCTACCCACACCACCCTACTGCCCCTTCCCACACCACCCTACTGCCCCTACCCACACCACCCTGACTGCCCCTCCCCACACCACCCTAGGTGTCCACTGCCCCTCCCCACACCACCCTACTGCCCCTACCCGCACCACCCTACTGCCCCTACCCGCACCACCCTACTGCCCCTCCCCGCACCACCCTACTGCCCCTCCCCGTGTGTGTACTGCCTCTACCCGTGTGTCTactgcccctgtgtgtgtgtgtgtactgccctCCCCGCACCACCCTACTGCCCCTACCCGCACCACCCTACTGCCCCTACCCGCACCACCCTACTGGCCCTACCCGCACCACCCTACTGGCCCTACCCGCACCACCCTACTGCCCCTACCCGCACCACCCTACTGGCCCTACATGCACCACCCTACTGCCCCTACCCGCACAACCCTACTGCCCCTACCCGCACAACCCTACACCCCTACCCGCACCGCCCTACTGCCCCTACCCGCACTGCCCTCCCCGCACCGCCCTACTGCCCCTAG